The proteins below are encoded in one region of Aeromonas jandaei:
- the yidC gene encoding membrane protein insertase YidC, translating to MESQRNLLLIGLLFVSFLLWQQWESDKAPKPAPTTVAQTEHFVPEAGQSGDIPQVSEQANATAARKLITVSSDVLKLTLDTQGGDIVSAELLAHKLEEGKDQPFVLLTSQPEHLYVAQSGLVGRDGPDSQAQGRPTYEAAQTSYQLADGQDQVVVPMTWTDSKGVVFTKEFILKRGDYAVGVDYKIDNKSAEPVQVQFYGQLKQTVATPKDQQGHAMVASAYRGGAFSTEDTRYKKYTFDEMKDADLSKTTKGGWVAMLQHYFVSAWAPNANDTNSFYSRVIPGKGQAIIGYKAPMVDVAAGQQAEVTSKLWVGPKLQDQMAKVANHLDLTVDYGWLWFIAQPLHWLLTVFHGFVQNWGVAIIMLTLLVRGIMFPLTKAQYTSMAKMRMLQPKIAALRERFGDDRQKMSQGMMELYKKEKVNPLGGCLPILVQMPIFIALYWALMESVELRHAPFALWITDLSVKDPFFVLPILMGASMWYLQKMSPTTVTDPMQQKVMQFMPIIFTFMFLWFPAGLTLYWLVSNVISITQQTIIYRQLEKKGLHTRN from the coding sequence ATGGAATCACAACGCAATCTACTCCTGATCGGTTTGCTGTTCGTGAGCTTTTTGCTCTGGCAACAGTGGGAGTCCGACAAGGCTCCCAAGCCGGCCCCGACTACCGTGGCCCAAACCGAACATTTCGTACCTGAAGCCGGTCAATCCGGTGATATTCCTCAGGTTTCCGAGCAAGCCAATGCGACTGCCGCACGCAAGCTGATCACCGTCTCCTCCGACGTGCTCAAGCTGACTCTGGATACCCAGGGTGGCGACATCGTCTCTGCTGAACTGCTGGCCCACAAGCTGGAAGAAGGCAAGGATCAACCGTTCGTACTGCTGACCAGCCAGCCTGAGCATCTTTATGTTGCCCAGAGCGGTCTGGTTGGTCGCGATGGTCCTGACAGCCAGGCCCAGGGTCGTCCCACCTATGAAGCCGCCCAGACCAGCTACCAGCTGGCCGATGGTCAGGATCAAGTCGTCGTACCGATGACCTGGACCGACAGCAAGGGCGTTGTCTTCACCAAGGAGTTCATCCTCAAGCGTGGTGACTATGCCGTTGGCGTCGACTACAAGATCGACAACAAATCCGCCGAGCCGGTACAGGTGCAGTTCTACGGTCAGCTGAAGCAGACCGTGGCGACTCCGAAAGACCAGCAAGGCCATGCCATGGTAGCCAGTGCTTACCGCGGCGGAGCCTTCTCCACTGAAGATACCCGCTACAAGAAGTACACCTTCGACGAGATGAAGGATGCCGACCTGAGCAAGACCACCAAGGGTGGTTGGGTCGCCATGCTGCAACACTACTTCGTCTCTGCTTGGGCTCCGAACGCAAACGATACCAACAGCTTCTACAGCCGTGTGATCCCGGGCAAAGGCCAGGCCATCATCGGTTACAAGGCACCGATGGTTGACGTGGCCGCCGGTCAACAGGCCGAAGTGACCAGCAAACTGTGGGTTGGTCCCAAGCTGCAAGACCAGATGGCCAAGGTGGCAAACCACCTCGACCTGACCGTCGATTACGGCTGGCTGTGGTTTATCGCCCAACCGCTGCACTGGCTGCTGACCGTGTTCCACGGTTTCGTCCAGAACTGGGGTGTGGCCATCATCATGCTGACCCTGCTGGTGCGCGGAATCATGTTCCCGCTGACCAAGGCCCAGTACACCTCCATGGCCAAGATGCGCATGCTGCAACCCAAGATTGCGGCCCTGCGCGAGCGCTTCGGCGACGATCGCCAGAAGATGTCTCAAGGCATGATGGAGCTGTACAAGAAGGAGAAGGTCAACCCGCTGGGTGGCTGTCTGCCGATCCTGGTTCAGATGCCCATCTTCATTGCCCTCTACTGGGCACTGATGGAGTCTGTTGAGCTGCGCCACGCGCCGTTCGCCCTGTGGATCACCGACCTGTCAGTGAAGGATCCCTTCTTCGTGCTGCCAATCCTCATGGGTGCCTCCATGTGGTATCTGCAGAAGATGAGCCCGACCACCGTGACCGACCCGATGCAGCAGAAAGTGATGCAGTTCATGCCGATCATCTTCACTTTCATGTTCCTCTGGTTCCCGGCAGGCCTGACTCTCTACTGGCTGGTGAGCAACGTTATCTCCATCACCCAGCAGACCATCATCTATCGTCAGCTGGAGAAGAAAGGCCTGCACACTCGCAACTGA
- the mioC gene encoding FMN-binding protein MioC, giving the protein MAKLNIVVGSMLGAAEYVADHVANLLEQAGHQTRIHNPAKLTEVLDEPGSILLVVTSTHGAGDVPDNLQPFAKDLAEQHPDLNSLKYGVIALGDSSYDTFCQGGKTVDRLLAECGASRIGERLDIDVTRYEIPEDAAEAWIHNWMTMIA; this is encoded by the coding sequence ATGGCAAAACTCAATATCGTCGTCGGTTCCATGCTGGGGGCCGCCGAATATGTCGCCGATCATGTGGCCAATCTGCTGGAACAGGCGGGTCACCAGACCCGGATCCACAACCCGGCCAAGCTGACCGAGGTACTGGATGAGCCCGGATCCATCCTGCTGGTGGTCACTTCCACCCATGGTGCCGGGGATGTGCCCGACAACCTGCAGCCCTTCGCCAAGGATCTTGCCGAGCAGCATCCGGATCTTAACTCACTGAAATATGGAGTGATCGCCCTTGGTGACAGCAGTTATGACACCTTTTGTCAGGGCGGCAAGACAGTGGATCGGCTGTTGGCCGAGTGCGGAGCCAGCCGGATCGGCGAACGACTCGACATCGATGTAACCCGTTACGAGATACCGGAAGATGCCGCAGAAGCCTGGATCCATAACTGGATGACCATGATCGCCTGA
- the mnmE gene encoding tRNA uridine-5-carboxymethylaminomethyl(34) synthesis GTPase MnmE, translated as MTTDTIVAQATAPGRGGVGIVRVSGPAAEQVAEIVLGKCPRVRYAEYLPFRDEQGEVLDQGIALLFKAPNSFTGEDVLELQGHGGPVIMDMLIRRILQIEGIRPARPGEFSERAFINDKLDLAQAEAIADLIEASNEQAARSAMHSLQGQFSSKIQQLVENLTRLRIYVEAAIDFPDEEIDFLSDGKVAGDLYAIMSELDDVRGEAKQGALLREGMKVVIAGRPNAGKSSLLNALAGRESAIVTEIAGTTRDVLREHIHLDGMPLHIIDTAGLRDTQDKVEQIGIERAWAEIEQADRVLFMVDGTTTDAVDPREIWPEFVDRLPKNIGLTVIRNKADLTGEDLAPSQEQGHAVYRISAKTELGLPALREHLKACMGFQGNTEGGFMARRRHLDALERAAERLLVAKEQLEVFVAGELVAEELRLAQESLSEITGEFSSDDLLGRIFSSFCIGK; from the coding sequence ATGACTACAGATACGATCGTGGCCCAGGCCACCGCCCCCGGCCGTGGTGGCGTCGGCATAGTCCGGGTATCCGGCCCCGCCGCCGAACAGGTTGCCGAGATAGTGCTCGGCAAGTGCCCGCGGGTACGCTACGCCGAATATCTGCCGTTCAGGGATGAGCAAGGCGAAGTACTGGATCAGGGCATAGCCCTGCTGTTCAAGGCCCCCAACAGCTTTACCGGCGAAGATGTGCTGGAGCTGCAGGGCCACGGCGGCCCCGTCATCATGGACATGCTGATCCGCCGGATTCTGCAAATTGAAGGGATCCGCCCTGCCCGCCCCGGCGAGTTCAGCGAGCGCGCCTTCATCAACGACAAGCTGGATCTGGCCCAGGCCGAGGCGATTGCCGACCTGATCGAAGCCTCCAACGAACAGGCTGCCCGCAGCGCCATGCACTCCCTGCAGGGGCAGTTCTCCAGCAAGATCCAGCAGCTGGTGGAAAACCTGACCCGGCTGCGCATCTATGTGGAAGCGGCCATCGACTTCCCGGACGAGGAGATCGACTTCCTCTCCGATGGCAAAGTGGCGGGCGACCTCTACGCCATCATGTCCGAGCTGGACGACGTGCGTGGTGAAGCCAAGCAGGGCGCCCTGCTGCGGGAAGGGATGAAGGTGGTGATCGCCGGTCGTCCCAACGCCGGCAAATCGAGCCTGCTCAACGCCCTGGCAGGCCGTGAGTCAGCCATCGTTACCGAGATTGCCGGTACCACCCGCGACGTGTTGCGCGAGCACATCCATCTCGATGGTATGCCGCTGCATATCATCGACACAGCCGGCCTGCGCGACACCCAAGACAAGGTGGAGCAGATCGGTATCGAGCGCGCCTGGGCCGAGATCGAACAGGCCGATCGGGTGCTGTTCATGGTGGATGGCACTACCACGGATGCGGTCGACCCGCGCGAAATCTGGCCAGAATTTGTTGATCGGTTGCCAAAAAACATCGGCCTCACCGTCATTCGCAACAAGGCCGACCTGACCGGCGAGGATCTGGCACCGAGCCAGGAGCAGGGCCACGCCGTCTATCGCATCTCCGCCAAGACCGAGCTGGGGCTGCCCGCCCTGCGCGAGCACCTGAAAGCCTGCATGGGCTTCCAGGGCAACACCGAAGGGGGCTTTATGGCCCGCCGTCGCCATCTGGATGCGCTGGAGCGCGCCGCCGAGCGCCTGCTGGTGGCCAAGGAGCAGCTGGAAGTGTTCGTGGCTGGCGAGCTGGTGGCCGAAGAGCTGCGCCTGGCGCAGGAGTCCCTCTCCGAGATTACCGGCGAATTCAGCTCCGACGATCTGCTGGGCCGCATCTTCTCCAGCTTCTGCATCGGCAAGTAA